A window of the Diospyros lotus cultivar Yz01 unplaced genomic scaffold, ASM1463336v1 superscaf1, whole genome shotgun sequence genome harbors these coding sequences:
- the LOC127792998 gene encoding probable LRR receptor-like serine/threonine-protein kinase At3g47570, translated as MEECFHIFVVIMLLLLLHVPATCSAAQGIDTDLYALLELKDSVEFDPHRVLEKNWTTTSSSSSSSVCSWVGVTCSESTPQRVEALEIPNMRLQGTIPPKLGDLSSLTRLNISNNTFKGPLPDEMANLRRLKVINFEHNQFSGEIPEWLVELPEVQYLNLGRNSFAGFPASPSFSPNLEYLNVSFNQINGDIPQEIGNLSKLKSLDMQSNQLTGNIRTMYGIPSLEHIDFSYNSLSDMLREDLCHSLPNLKFLRLSWNHLVGKFPSSLAECSKLQNLLLSFNSFESEIPAGFGNLTMLQELALGGNMLTGGIPDKLGNLIYLEVLALENNNLSGSIPSFISNLSSLKVLNLHSNNLSGGLPKEIGNWSTSITQIDLSDNHLLGKIPDEIGALSSLEILAINFNNLSGQIPTSIFNMSTLEMLSLVENNLTGNLPPNFPCNLETLYLGGNRLSGSIPDSICNASKLAILDLYSNKFTGPIPDSLGNLRALEYLSLGENNLQGGPGPVDRLSFTENILVSGSPSHPPELGFITSLTNCKKLKRVYINNNPLNGRLPSSIGNFSGAQLNAFVASKCGITGNIPKEIGNISSLESLFLEDNYLNGSLPNTFSGSWKLDKLVLPNNALHGLIPEDLCQLAYLASLDLGGNHLDGQLPDCLGNVTSLRSLNLTSNHFTSKIPVSLWRLTDLSEFNLSYNSFNGSLPQDIGNLTSATLIDLSNNRISGNIPSAIGGLPNLAYLSLASNNLSEQIPESFGNLVKLWSLDLSGNSLTGEIPMSLLQLPLRYFNASGNCLSVKIDQEWKSRFGSDSVLPNGKLCPHVRSKPKSLLLFLCVFLGIALLMVVVCCAFFLLRRRRKHQFPTSRITHQEIERATNGFDERHLLGTGRFSSVYKGTLKGKVVAIKVFNLQRIAFKNFDAECEILCKIYHQNLTKVTGFCSNTDFKALVLEYMLNDSLEKWLYSLDSFLDIAKRLGIMIDAARALDHLHHKPLLHTDLKPSNVLLDKDMVAHLSDFGITSYSKDEESVAQTSNLGTSGYSAPEYRPEESVSARSDVYSFGITLMETFTRKRPTDQMFGPELSLRDWVKEALDSSTVHQVVDAGLIGEEEFEAKVKCASSILELALKCSEESAEERMDIKDVVEKLKTIRDDQIPKTY; from the exons ATGGAGGAATGCTTCCATATCTTTGTTGTCATcatgttgttgctgctgctgcacGTCCCAGCAACCTGCTCAGCAGCACAAGGCATCGATACTGATCTATATGCTCTTCTAGAACTTAAAGATAGCGTAGAGTTCGATCCCCATCGTGTCTTGGAGAAAAACTGGACAACCACATCCTCATCCTCATCCTCATCAGTTTGCAGCTGGGTTGGAGTTACTTGCAGCGAGAGCACCCCCCAAAGAGTTGAAGCCCTGGAAATTCCAAACATGCGCTTACAAGGTACCATTCCCCCAAAGCTGGGGGACCTCTCTTCGCTCACCCGACTCAACATCAGCAACAACACTTTCAAGGGCCCTCTTCCTGACGAAATGGCTAATCTTCGTCGGTTGAAAGTAATCAATTTTGAACACAACCAATTCAGTGGAGAGATTCCGGAATGGTTGGTAGAATTGCCCGAGGTGCAGTACTTGAACCTTGGCCGAAACAGTTTCGCAGGTTTCCCAGCTTCCCCCTCCTTTAGTCCAAACTTGGAGTATTTGAACGTCTCGTTTAATCAAATAAATGGAGACATTCCACAAGAGATTGGCAATCTTAGTAAACTGAAGAGTTTGGACATGCAGTCCAATCAGCTGACGGGTAATATAAGAACCATGTACGGCATCCCATCGCTGGAACATATTGATTTTTCATACAATAGCCTATCTGACATGCTTCGTGAAGATCTCTGTCATTCTCTTCCAAATCTTAAATTCCTTCGGCTGTCCTGGAACCACCTAGTAGGCAAATTCCCTTCCAGTTTAGCTGAATGCTCAAAGCTTCAGAACTTGTTGCTGTCATTTAACAGCTTTGAGTCGGAGATACCCGCTGGGTTTGGGAACTTGACCATGCTTCAGGAGTTGGCTCTTGGTGGCAACATGTTGACAG GAGGAATTCCAGACAAGTTGGGTAATCTAATTTATTTGGAGGTCCTAGCCTTGGAGAACAATAACCTCAGTGGAAGCATACCATCATTCATCTCTAACTTGTCTTCATTGAAAGTGCTTAATCTTCACTCAAATAACCTCAGTGGTGGCTTACCAAAAGAAATCGGCAACTGGAGTACTTCAATCACACAGATTGACCTCAGTGATAACCATCTGTTAG GCAAAATACCAGATGAGATTGGTGCTCTTTCAAGCTTAGAGATTTTAGCGATCAACTTCAATAATTTGTCAGGGCAAATTCCCACTTCAATCTTCAACATGTCAACCTTGGAAATGCTTTCACTTGTAGAAAATAACCTTACGGGAAATCTACCACCAAATTTTCCTTGCAATCTAGAAACTCTTTATCTTGGAGGAAATCGACTCAGTGGGAGCATCCCTGACTCTATCTGTAATGCTTCTAAACTCGCCATCCTAGACCTCTACTCCAACAAATTCACAGGTCCCATTCCTGATTCACTTGGGAATTTACGAGCACTAGAATATCTGAGTTTGGGAGAAAACAATCTCCAAGGTGGACCAGGACCCGTTGACCGCCTGAGCTTCACAGAAAACATTCTTGTCAGTGGATCACCTTCGCATCCTCCAGAACTGGGATTCATCACTTCCTTGACAAACTGTAAGAAACTGAAAAGGGTGTATATAAATAACAATCCATTGAATGGCCGCCTTCCGTCTTCCATCGGGAATTTTTCTGGTGCCCAACTCAACGCTTTTGTGGCATCTAAGTGTGGGATCACAGGCAATATTCCCAAGGAAATTGGCAATATAAGCAGTCTGGAATCCTTGTTTCTCGAGGACAATTACTTGAATGGATCCCTTCCAAATACATTCAGTGGATCATGGAAACTCGACAAACTTGTTCTTCCCAACAATGCTCTGCACGGGTTGATTCCAGAAGATCTATGCCAATTAGCATATTTGGCCTCCTTAGATTTGGGTGGAAATCACCTTGATGGTCAATTGCCAGACTGCCTAGGAAATGTTACATCTTTACGGTCCCTTAATCTAACCTCCAACCATTTTACATCCAAAATACCAGTAAGTCTGTGGAGACTTACAGACCTCTCTGAATTTAACTTGTCCTACAACTCCTTCAATGGCTCTCTCCCCCAGGACATTGGGAATTTGACGAGTGCCACTCTAATAGATCTGTCGAACAATCGAATCTCCGGCAATATTCCTAGCGCTATTGGTGGTCTGCCAAACCTGGCATATCTTTCCTTGGCAAGTAATAATCTTAGCGAACAAATTCCAGAGTCATTTGGCAACCTTGTAAAGTTGTGGTCCTTAGATCTGTCCGGTAATTCTCTCACTGGAGAGATTCCCATGTCACTGTTGCAACTTCCTCTTCGTTATTTTAACGCATCAGGTAATTGCTTGAGTGTGAAAATTGATCAAGAATGGAAATCCAGGTTTGGAAGTGATAGCGTTCTACCAAATGGAAAATTGTGCCCTCACGTTCGGTCCAAACCAAAAAGTTTGCTGTTGTTTCTCTGTGTTTTCTTGGGGATTGCACTTTTGATGGTAGTGGTTTGCTGTGCATTTTTTCTTCTCAGACGGCGACGGAAACATCAATTTCCAACTTCAAGAATTACACACCAAGAAATTGAACGAGCTACTAATGGATTCGATGAAAGACACTTGCTAGGCACAGGGAGGTTTAGTTCAGTGTACAAAGGGACTCTGAAAGGGAAAGTCGTGGCCATAAAGGTCTTCAATCTGCAGCGTATTGCATTCAAGAATTTTGATGCAGAATGTGAAATTCTGTGCAAAATTTACCATCAAAATCTTACTAAGGTCACTGGCTTTTGCTCTAACACTGATTTCAAAGCCTTGGTACTGGAGTACATGCTGAATGACAGCCTTGAGAAGTGGCTCTATTCTCTTGACTCTTTCCTGGATATAGCGAAAAGGTTAGGGATAATGATAGATGCAGCACGTGCACTTGATCATCTCCACCATAAACCATTGCTTCACACTGATTTGAAACCAAGCAACGTTCTGCTAGACAAAGACATGGTTGCACACTTGAGTGATTTTGGCATTACAAGTTATTCCAAGGATGAGGAGAGTGTGGCTCAAACCAGCAACCTAGGCACAAGTGGGTACTCAGCTCCAG AATATAGGCCGGAAGAATCAGTGTCAGCAAGATCAGATGTTTATAGTTTTGGGATTACATTGATGGAAACATTTACAAGGAAAAGGCCCACTGATCAAATGTTCGGTCCGGAATTGAGCTTGAGAGATTGGGTAAAAGAGGCCTTGGATAGCAGTACTGTTCATCAAGTTGTGGATGCAGGATTGATAGGGGAAGAGGAATTTGAGGCAAAGGTGAAGTGCGCGTCATCCATCCTGGAACTGGCATTGAAATGCTCTGAAGAATCGGCTGAAGAAAGGATGGATATCAAAGATGTGGTGGAGAAGCTCAAGACAATAAGAGACGATCAAATCCCTAAAACATATTGA
- the LOC127793000 gene encoding probable LRR receptor-like serine/threonine-protein kinase At4g37250 — protein MLMLMEQTNLFHLRILLAILLLPLLIPATPSEDRRRIFDDQTTLLNSRGKMMKRDNDLFKNWTADPSPGVCSWMGVSCTSNPNKRVQGLNLSGMGLHGTIPPELGRLSALVHLNLSNNSLEGDFPVAICNLSSLKFLDLSKNNLSGWIPEEVEQLKDLTHLSLANNQFNGSIPENINHLENLELLDLRSNNLSGEFPGKSLSNLSLTYFNVSNNKLKGKVPCGGNFTKFPKDAFESNDDLDCHCPPLYNARRTSLFVCGFMGISIGLLALGFAFVVLKRFLAAVNSYKKLHKATNGFHESNKLKPEGKFGSVYKGSLSRPQDEEEAAQKEIVVAVKVFKLEEIELKNFEAESKRLRGLGSPPNLTPVIDRCSLTSLAMVMGRGTYSEFKALVMKFMPEGSLEGCLHSGKCSQLDIKRRLQIMIGVASGLEYLHERGLLHGDLKPSNVLLDEDMVAHLSDFGITKSEKQQPPSDVEQDARPKKLHPTVYSDPEYWTKTSTKSDVYSFGIMLMETFTGKKPTDKMFGEELSLRDWVKEALYSSTVHQVVEAGLIREEEFKAKVVECVTSILKLAVEIVECSEELAADRIVVECSEELAADRMDIKYVVEKLKTIRDEQLPQTHR, from the exons ATGCTCATGCTCATGGAGCAAACTAATCTTTTCCATTTACGTATTCTTCTTGCCATATTACTGCTGCCACTGCTCATTCCGGCGACTCCTTCAGAAGACCGCCGCCGTATCTTCGACGATCAAACAACTCTTTTAAATTCGAGAGGCAAAATGATGAAGCGTGATAACGATCTCTTCAAAAACTGGACGGCCGATCCATCTCCCGGGGTCTGTTCCTGGATGGGAGTTTCATGCACCTCCAATCCCAACAAAAGAGTTCAAGGCTTGAACCTTTCTGGAATGGGCCTACATGGCACCATCCCCCCGGAGCTCGGGAGGCTCTCAGCCCTAGTTCACCTCAACTTGAGCAACAACTCTCTAGAAGGGGATTTTCCCGTCGCTATCTGTAATCTTTCCTCACTGAAATTCTTGGATTTGTCGAAAAATAACCTCTCCGGCTGGATTCCTGAAGAGGTCGAACAACTCAAGGACCTGACTCATCTGTCCCTGGCGAACAATCAATTCAACGGCTCGATTCCTGAGAATATCAACCATCTGGAGAATTTGGAGCTCCTAGATCTACGTTCTAACAATCTGTCCGGAGAGTTTCCCGGAAAGTCGCTATCGAACCTGAGCCTGACGTATTTCAACGTGTCGAATAATAAATTGAAGGGGAAAGTTCCTTGCGGAGGAAATTTCACGAAGTTCCCGAAGGATGCTTTCGAGTCGAACGACGATTTGGATTGCCATTGCCCTCCTCTTTACAATGCCAGAAGGACCTCTCTTTTTGTGTGTGGTTTCATGGGGATTTCGATCGGTTTGCTCGCCCTGGGCTTCGCCTTCGTGGTGCTTAAGCGTTTCCTAGCTGCAGTGAATTCATACAAAAAACTTCACAAAGCAACCAATGGATTCCATGAAAGCAACAAACTCAAACCAGAAGGGAAGTTTGGTTCGGTGTACAAAGGGAGTCTGAGTCGCCCACAAGATGAGGAAGAAGCAGCCCAAAAGGAAATTGTGGTGGCAGTGAAGGTGTTCAAGCTGGaggaaattgaattgaaaaattTCGAAGCAGAGTCGAAGAGGCTGCGGGGGCTGGGTAGCCCTCCGAATCTCACTCCGGTCATCGACAGATGCTCGTTAACTTCTCTGGCTATGGTGATGGGCCGCGGAACTTACAGTGAGTTCAAAGCTTTGGTGATGAAGTTCATGCCAGAAGGCAGCCTTGAGGGGTGCTTGCACTCGGGGAAGTGTTCCCAGCTGGATATCAAGCGGAGGTTGCAGATAATGATCGGTGTGGCTTCTGGATTGGAATATCTTCATGAAAGAGGATTGCTTCACGGCGATTTGAAGCCGAGCAATGTCCTGCTAGACGAGGATATGGTCGCTCATCTCAGTGATTTTGGCATTACAAAGTCGGAGAAGCAGCAGCCTCCTTCAGACGTGGAGCAGGATGCTAGGCCTAAAAAACTGCACCCAACTGTGTATTCTGATCCAG AATATTGGACGAAAACATCGACAAAGTCAGATGTTTATAGTTTTGGGATTATGTTGATGGAAACATTCACGGGAAAAAAGCCCACTGATAAAATGTTCGGTGAGGAATTGAGCTTGAGAGATTGGGTAAAGGAGGCTTTGTATAGCAGTACTGTTCATCAAGTTGTGGAGGCAGGGTTGATAAGGGAAGAGGAATTTAAGGCAAAGGTGGTTGAGTGCGTGACATCCATCCTAAAACTGGCAGTGGAAATTGTGGAATGCTCTGAAGAATTGGCTGCAGACAGGATAGTTGTGGAATGCTCTGAAGAATTGGCTGCAGACAGGATGGATATCAAATATGTGGTGGAGAAGCTCAAGACCATACGAGATGAACAATTACCTCAAACACATCGATGA